Proteins encoded within one genomic window of candidate division WOR-3 bacterium:
- a CDS encoding DUF4416 family protein gives MGKVKVPEPVILFSGIITSESNLSKLGEILNPLGEVDFVSEPLSFDEFTNYYAEEMGKGLLRAWVLFKGLRPLEGLHKIKLLSNEIEDKFSVSGKRTINIDPGYVTLSNVILFTTKNYSHRIYIGDGIFAEVTLIYSKKEGFIELPWTYPDYKTEVAKDFFKKAREKLKLLRIY, from the coding sequence ATGGGCAAAGTAAAAGTTCCAGAGCCGGTTATTCTCTTTAGTGGGATTATTACCAGCGAAAGTAACCTTTCCAAGCTTGGAGAAATCTTGAATCCCTTAGGCGAAGTAGACTTTGTCTCTGAACCCCTCTCTTTCGATGAATTCACAAATTATTATGCGGAAGAAATGGGTAAAGGCTTACTGAGGGCGTGGGTTTTATTCAAAGGGCTAAGGCCCTTAGAAGGGCTTCATAAAATCAAATTGCTCTCGAATGAGATTGAAGATAAATTTTCCGTTTCTGGCAAGCGAACCATCAACATTGATCCCGGCTATGTTACTCTCTCAAATGTGATTCTCTTTACGACTAAGAATTACTCCCACAGAATTTACATAGGCGATGGAATATTTGCAGAGGTGACATTGATCTATTCAAAAAAAGAGGGGTTCATTGAGTTACCCTGGACATACCCCGATTACAAAACTGAAGTCGCTAAGGATTTCTTCAAAAAAGCCCGAGAAAAGCTCAAACTCCTGAGAATTTACTAA
- a CDS encoding tRNA 4-thiouridine(8) synthase ThiI: MAERNVKALALLSGGLDSTLSALLMKKHGIEVKGIVFITLFSSSEVDLGKVSESKKAYYDSVGIDTDVYEVVDEYLELVKNPPHSYGKQMNPCIDCKILFLRKAKELLDKYGAKFIITGEVLGQRPMSQMLNALLQIEKEASVEGLVVRPLSGKLLPPTKPELEGIIERDWLLAIKGRGRNEQIKLAKELGLQKFQQPAGGCLLTVPDFAARLKKILLRDELDPFHVSLIKLGRHFFVKGTRLVVGRNERENHELLKITAGKFVIIEPLNTTGPLASYEGKGVDEETLKTILRIVARYCDKKENIEFSVKLPSGEAFTCLIEKAFEPLEVEKFRD; encoded by the coding sequence GTGGCTGAGAGGAACGTAAAGGCTTTGGCGCTGCTTTCCGGAGGACTCGATTCCACCCTTTCCGCTTTGCTTATGAAAAAGCACGGTATAGAGGTTAAAGGTATTGTCTTCATCACCCTCTTTTCCTCTTCAGAAGTGGACTTAGGAAAAGTTTCCGAATCTAAGAAAGCTTACTACGATAGTGTTGGGATTGATACAGATGTATATGAAGTTGTGGATGAGTACTTAGAACTGGTGAAAAATCCCCCACATAGTTACGGTAAACAAATGAATCCCTGTATTGATTGTAAAATCCTTTTTCTCAGGAAGGCCAAGGAATTGCTTGACAAGTATGGGGCAAAGTTTATCATAACGGGGGAAGTCTTAGGTCAGAGGCCCATGTCGCAGATGCTAAATGCCCTTTTACAAATTGAAAAAGAGGCGAGTGTTGAAGGGCTTGTCGTTAGACCGCTCTCTGGGAAACTTTTGCCGCCAACAAAACCTGAGTTAGAAGGTATAATAGAGAGAGATTGGCTGCTGGCTATAAAGGGAAGGGGAAGAAATGAGCAAATCAAATTGGCCAAAGAACTGGGCTTGCAAAAATTCCAACAGCCTGCTGGTGGGTGCTTGTTAACGGTGCCTGATTTTGCTGCCCGCTTAAAAAAAATCTTACTAAGGGACGAACTTGATCCCTTCCATGTATCACTAATTAAGCTGGGGAGGCATTTCTTTGTGAAGGGCACCAGATTGGTAGTAGGTCGAAACGAAAGGGAAAATCATGAATTGTTGAAAATTACTGCTGGCAAATTTGTCATTATAGAGCCTTTGAATACTACTGGTCCCCTTGCATCCTATGAAGGGAAGGGTGTGGATGAGGAGACTTTAAAGACGATACTTAGAATCGTTGCAAGGTACTGCGATAAGAAGGAAAACATTGAGTTTTCTGTTAAGTTACCGTCGGGGGAAGCTTTTACCTGCCTAATTGAGAAAGCTTTCGAACCATTGGAAGTTGAGAAGTTCAGAGATTAG
- a CDS encoding YebC/PmpR family DNA-binding transcriptional regulator codes for MSGHSKWAQIKHKKAKVDAQRGKLFTKVIREITVAAKLGGGDPEHNPRLRIAIEKAKEINMPWENIERAIKRGTGELEGVEYVETVFEGFGPEGVAFLVKVLTDNKNRTSGEIRHIFTKHGGHLGAPGSVAWQFEEKGIIYIDKDKVSEDAVLEIALDAGAEDVKDEGDTFAVYCNPKDFERVKNAFKEKGIEISEADITMIPQSTVKIEDEKTAEKILRLMDALEENDDVQKVFANFDIPENVLQTIAAKS; via the coding sequence ATGTCAGGTCATTCCAAATGGGCTCAAATTAAACATAAAAAGGCAAAGGTTGACGCTCAGCGCGGGAAACTTTTCACGAAAGTGATTAGAGAAATCACTGTTGCCGCTAAACTGGGCGGTGGTGACCCGGAGCACAATCCGCGCCTTAGAATCGCTATTGAAAAAGCAAAAGAAATAAATATGCCATGGGAGAATATAGAAAGGGCTATCAAAAGAGGGACAGGAGAACTTGAGGGTGTTGAATATGTCGAAACTGTATTTGAAGGATTCGGGCCTGAGGGTGTAGCTTTTTTAGTGAAAGTTCTTACTGACAACAAAAACAGAACCAGTGGAGAAATCAGGCACATATTTACAAAACATGGTGGGCATCTTGGGGCACCAGGGAGTGTTGCTTGGCAGTTTGAAGAGAAAGGGATCATTTACATTGATAAAGACAAGGTTTCTGAGGATGCGGTTCTGGAAATTGCCCTCGATGCAGGTGCTGAGGATGTAAAAGATGAAGGGGATACTTTTGCTGTTTATTGCAATCCCAAGGATTTTGAAAGGGTTAAAAATGCTTTTAAAGAGAAGGGCATTGAGATTTCAGAAGCAGACATTACTATGATTCCGCAGTCTACTGTTAAAATTGAAGATGAAAAAACTGCTGAAAAAATACTTAGGTTAATGGATGCCCTCGAAGAAAATGACGATGTTCAAAAGGTTTTTGCCAACTTTGATATTCCTGAGAATGTGCTTCAGACAATTGCCGCAAAATCCTGA
- the ruvB gene encoding Holliday junction branch migration DNA helicase RuvB, which translates to MRITDPKRIFDEDRELDRALRPLSFGEFIGQEKIKENLEIFVKAANMRGEQLDHVLLLGPPGLGKTTLAYIIANEMGVNIKATSGPIIERPIDLVGILTSLKERDVLFIDEIHRLPRAVEEYLYSAMEDFKIDIVLDKGPKAESIRIDIAPFTLIGATTRVGLLTSPLISRFGMSFRLDYYSVDELYRIIIRSSSLLKVKISEEGALEIAKRSRGTPRVANRLLRRVRDYAEVKANGVIDKDLAVYALNNLDVDERGLDEMDKRILKTIIEKFNGGPVGIKTLSHAVSEDPGTIEEVYEPFLLREGFLKRTTRGRVATPLAYKHLGYDLKGINFELFKEGEVIDEN; encoded by the coding sequence GTGAGGATAACTGATCCCAAAAGAATTTTTGATGAGGATAGAGAACTTGATAGAGCCTTAAGGCCCCTTTCCTTTGGAGAGTTTATAGGTCAAGAAAAGATTAAGGAGAACCTGGAAATTTTCGTTAAAGCTGCCAATATGAGGGGTGAGCAGCTTGACCATGTGCTACTCCTTGGTCCCCCGGGGCTTGGAAAGACTACCTTAGCTTATATTATTGCCAATGAAATGGGGGTAAATATCAAAGCCACTTCTGGTCCTATTATTGAGAGGCCTATTGACCTTGTGGGAATTTTAACTTCTTTGAAGGAAAGGGATGTGCTTTTTATCGATGAAATTCACAGACTTCCCCGAGCAGTAGAAGAGTATCTTTATTCTGCGATGGAAGACTTCAAGATTGACATTGTCCTTGACAAGGGGCCGAAAGCTGAATCTATAAGAATCGATATTGCCCCATTCACATTGATTGGTGCTACTACGAGGGTCGGCCTATTGACATCACCCTTGATTTCCCGTTTCGGAATGTCTTTTAGGTTGGATTATTACAGTGTCGATGAGCTTTACAGAATTATAATCCGTTCTTCCAGTCTGTTAAAGGTGAAAATCAGCGAAGAGGGGGCGCTGGAAATTGCGAAAAGGTCGAGAGGGACTCCACGGGTCGCCAATCGGCTTTTGCGGAGAGTAAGGGATTATGCAGAGGTCAAAGCTAATGGTGTTATAGACAAAGACCTTGCCGTTTATGCATTAAACAATCTGGATGTTGATGAAAGGGGCCTTGACGAAATGGACAAAAGGATTTTGAAAACAATTATAGAAAAGTTTAATGGAGGTCCCGTTGGAATAAAAACTTTATCCCATGCGGTTTCAGAAGACCCTGGGACCATAGAAGAGGTTTATGAGCCTTTTCTTTTACGTGAAGGTTTTTTGAAGAGAACAACCAGGGGCCGAGTTGCAACCCCTTTAGCCTATAAACATTTGGGGTATGACCTAAAAGGTATTAACTTTGAGTTGTTTAAGGAAGGGGAGGTTATCGATGAAAATTAA
- the ruvA gene encoding Holliday junction branch migration protein RuvA produces the protein MLYALEGKVIEKKDVHVFLSVNGLVFDILVTPTFAEKLEVGTIKLIYVSMVISEENVALYGFKTPQERDIFNYLIRLQGIGPNLVFRIMSALSVEELIECLEKGDTKRLSQIKGVGAKRAERIIFEAQGLPVKAVERRVEESVRSKAISALVSLGLKEQDAVNLIDKTIKSMGKSVTLEELIKAALGGSGEDN, from the coding sequence ATGCTATACGCCTTAGAAGGTAAGGTAATCGAGAAAAAGGATGTTCATGTTTTCCTCAGTGTGAATGGTCTTGTTTTTGATATTTTAGTGACCCCTACTTTTGCTGAAAAACTTGAGGTAGGGACCATTAAGCTCATCTATGTAAGTATGGTAATTTCTGAGGAAAATGTTGCCCTTTACGGTTTTAAAACCCCACAAGAGCGTGATATATTCAATTACCTCATTAGATTGCAGGGCATTGGACCAAATCTTGTCTTCCGCATAATGTCAGCCTTGAGTGTTGAGGAGCTCATAGAGTGTCTTGAAAAGGGTGATACTAAGAGGTTGTCACAGATAAAAGGCGTTGGTGCAAAAAGAGCGGAGCGGATAATTTTTGAAGCTCAGGGGCTTCCAGTGAAAGCAGTTGAAAGAAGGGTAGAGGAATCTGTAAGGTCAAAGGCTATTTCTGCACTCGTTTCTCTCGGTCTAAAGGAGCAGGATGCCGTTAATCTTATTGATAAAACGATAAAGAGTATGGGTAAATCTGTTACTCTTGAAGAACTAATTAAGGCAGCGCTGGGAGGCAGTGGTGAGGATAACTGA
- the mnmA gene encoding tRNA 2-thiouridine(34) synthase MnmA: MASSVVVLMSGGVDSTVAALVLKEKGYEVIGVTFNFNSRCGNVQDIDDARKMAKKIGIRHEVIDLADYFRREIIQYFLDEYRNGRTPNPCALCNRRVKLHWGVKVADEFGCEFVATGHYARVTHEEGDVHLKKALWEDKSQEYYLALIEKEHLRRLALPLGEMSKDEVRKRAKEFGLEVHDKEESQDVCFVGKDYRSFLLKRGFERREGLIVDEKGNVLGKHDGYYFFTIGQRRGIGVAVGERLYVKEIIPDKNIVVVAPLEKLYRDSFFVQNVNFLEGLREGEILEVRVRYRGKTAECTLHPYAENVYKVELRSELFAITPGQVAVFYRGDTVVGGGIISG; this comes from the coding sequence ATGGCCTCTTCCGTTGTCGTTTTGATGAGTGGTGGTGTTGATTCAACCGTTGCGGCACTTGTATTGAAGGAAAAGGGATACGAAGTTATCGGTGTTACCTTCAATTTTAACTCGAGATGCGGAAATGTTCAGGATATTGATGATGCGAGGAAGATGGCAAAAAAGATAGGAATCAGGCATGAGGTTATTGATCTTGCTGATTATTTTAGAAGGGAAATTATTCAGTATTTTCTTGATGAGTACAGAAATGGGCGCACCCCGAATCCCTGTGCCCTTTGTAACAGGAGGGTAAAGCTCCATTGGGGGGTAAAGGTTGCCGATGAATTTGGATGTGAATTTGTTGCAACGGGACATTATGCTCGAGTCACTCATGAAGAGGGAGATGTCCATTTAAAGAAAGCCCTATGGGAGGACAAATCTCAGGAATATTACCTTGCCTTAATTGAGAAGGAGCATCTCAGAAGATTGGCCTTACCACTGGGTGAAATGTCCAAGGATGAAGTTAGAAAAAGGGCAAAAGAGTTTGGACTTGAGGTGCACGACAAAGAAGAGAGCCAGGATGTTTGTTTTGTGGGTAAAGATTACAGAAGTTTTCTTCTAAAGAGGGGTTTTGAGAGGAGAGAAGGTTTGATAGTAGATGAGAAGGGCAATGTCCTCGGTAAGCACGATGGATATTACTTTTTTACCATTGGCCAGAGGAGAGGTATTGGGGTTGCAGTTGGCGAGAGACTTTACGTAAAGGAAATCATCCCCGATAAAAATATTGTTGTTGTTGCCCCCTTAGAGAAATTGTACAGGGATAGCTTTTTCGTCCAGAACGTTAATTTTTTGGAGGGGCTTAGAGAGGGCGAGATATTAGAAGTAAGGGTCAGGTATAGGGGCAAGACTGCTGAATGTACTCTTCATCCTTATGCTGAAAATGTTTACAAAGTCGAACTCAGGTCGGAATTGTTTGCAATCACTCCTGGACAGGTTGCTGTCTTTTACCGGGGAGATACTGTAGTGGGGGGAGGTATAATAAGTGGCTGA
- the ruvC gene encoding crossover junction endodeoxyribonuclease RuvC, whose amino-acid sequence MLILGIDPGLRASGVAVIDHNYEIKFTETLYTETGSLSERLHILYEGISKILDDWNPDVVVIESTIYYRNVKTALTLGAVRGAFLLAVAQKGVEVAEISPTKVKLSLTGQGRAKKKQVAYMVKNLVKLNRELTEHEFDAVGVCIAYLRNLKNAIRLRR is encoded by the coding sequence ATGTTGATTTTGGGGATTGATCCCGGTCTGAGGGCGAGTGGGGTTGCGGTTATTGACCACAATTATGAGATTAAGTTTACTGAGACGCTTTATACCGAAACGGGAAGTTTGAGTGAGCGGCTACATATCCTTTATGAAGGGATTTCTAAAATCCTTGATGATTGGAATCCTGATGTGGTCGTCATAGAGAGTACCATTTATTACAGAAATGTGAAAACTGCCCTTACGCTGGGAGCAGTGAGAGGTGCTTTTCTCCTTGCTGTTGCGCAGAAGGGTGTTGAAGTGGCAGAAATTTCACCGACGAAGGTAAAGTTAAGTCTTACGGGTCAAGGAAGAGCAAAAAAGAAGCAGGTTGCCTATATGGTTAAGAATCTGGTAAAACTTAATAGAGAACTTACAGAACACGAATTTGATGCCGTTGGAGTTTGTATTGCTTATTTGAGGAATCTTAAAAATGCTATACGCCTTAGAAGGTAA
- the pncA gene encoding bifunctional nicotinamidase/pyrazinamidase, with translation MKIKLREKDALIVVDLQNDFCPGGALAVPEGDKIVPVLNAYIERFSNSKSLIVATRDWHPENHISFAEQGGIWPKHCVQNTKGAEFHPDLKLPSDSIIVSKATEPDKEAYSGFDGTNLDKLLKGKGVTRLFVGGLATDYCVRATVLDALRLGFCVFLLLDAIKGVNVQPEDSERAIVEMLEKGAIGIFFEEIK, from the coding sequence ATGAAAATTAAATTAAGGGAAAAAGACGCATTGATTGTTGTAGATTTGCAGAATGATTTTTGCCCTGGTGGGGCACTCGCTGTTCCGGAAGGAGATAAGATAGTTCCAGTGTTAAACGCCTATATTGAGCGTTTTAGCAATAGCAAATCCTTAATTGTTGCTACCAGGGATTGGCATCCCGAGAATCATATTTCCTTCGCAGAGCAGGGGGGAATCTGGCCGAAACATTGTGTTCAAAATACTAAGGGTGCTGAATTTCATCCAGATTTGAAATTGCCTTCGGATTCCATCATAGTGTCCAAGGCAACGGAGCCAGACAAGGAAGCCTACTCTGGATTTGATGGAACCAATCTGGATAAACTACTGAAAGGTAAGGGAGTAACAAGACTTTTCGTGGGTGGGCTTGCAACGGACTACTGTGTAAGGGCTACGGTCCTTGATGCGTTGAGACTTGGTTTTTGTGTGTTTTTACTATTAGATGCTATAAAAGGTGTGAATGTCCAACCAGAGGATTCTGAGAGAGCCATCGTAGAAATGCTGGAGAAGGGCGCAATTGGTATATTTTTTGAGGAAATTAAGTAA